One Hippoglossus hippoglossus isolate fHipHip1 chromosome 5, fHipHip1.pri, whole genome shotgun sequence genomic window carries:
- the slc2a11a gene encoding solute carrier family 2, facilitated glucose transporter member 11, producing the protein MSHPQQGSTLTLVLMVVAAGTGGTLLYGYNLAIMNAPTIYIQTFINETVLQRWDVQLEDYQVTLVWTIIVSIFSLGGLAGALIAGPMTIRFGRKKCLLMNNVFLMTGALLAVSSRAAGSFEMIIISRVLIGINSGISMNVQPMYFGESAPKHLRGAVSLSSAVFAAFGVMLGQVVGLREILGSEPCWQYLLASNAVPGLIQLLTLPWFPESPRYLLIDRGDKEACINALRRLRGCEVQSSELNEILEEQADTKGMRPKRPWELFTDRSVRWQLISVMVISSAMQLCGNDSIYFYASYVFKEAGIAEDQIQYITIGTGTCEFSACIMCNLLVEHKGRRFMLMGGFILMTVWAVVFTIALSFEHLVSWMPYMSMGCIFTYILSFGMGPAGVTGVLPTEIFNQAARPAAYMIAGSMMWLNLFITGMLFPFLVSELSQYCFVPFAAVCLLSAIYVGLFLPETKGKSLSAITSEFNKLNFKGLEQNCPSHTEAQYQLGEVCHSTSL; encoded by the exons ATGTCACACCCACAGCAG GGCAGTACTCTGACACTGGTGCTCATGGTTGTTGCTGCAGGCACTGGAGGAACTCTTCTGTACGGCTACAACCTGGCCATAATGAATGCACCTACAATT TATATTCAAACCTTTATCAATGAGACGGTGCTGCAGCGCTGGGACGTGCAGCTGGAGGACTACCAGGTGACGCTGGTCTGGACAATCATCGTCTCCATCTTCTCACTGGGAGGCCTCGCAGGCGCTCTTATAGCCGGACCTATGACCATACGCTTCGGAAG gAAGAAGTGTCTTCTGATGAACAACGTCTTCCTCATGACCGGCGCTCTCTTAGCTGTGAGCAGCAGAGCGGCCGGGTCTTTTGAGATGATCATCATCTCACGGGTCCTGATTGGAATTAACTCTG GAATCAGCATGAACGTGCAGCCTATGTATTTTGGAGAGAGTGCACCGAAGCACTTGCGTGGGGCCGTTTCATTGTCTTCAGCTGTATTTGCAGCATTTGGTGTGATGCTGGGTCAGGTGGTGGGACTCAG AGAGATTTTGGGCAGTGAGCCGTGTTGGCAGTACCTTCTTGCCAGTAATGCCGTTCCTGGACTCATTCAGCTCCTGACCCTGCCGTGGTTCCCAGAAAGCCCCAGATACCTGCTGATCGACAGGGGCGACAAGGAGGCCTGTATCAACG CTCTGAGACGTCTCCGCGGCTGTGAAGTCCAGAGCAGCGAGCTCAATGAGATCCTGGAGGAACAGGCTGACACCAAAGGCATGAGGCCCAAACGACCCTGGGAGCTGTTCACTGATCGCTCTGTTCGCTGGCAGCTCATCTCCGTCATGGTCATCAGCAGCGCCATGCAGCTCTGTGGCAACGACTCG ATTTACTTCTACGCATCGTATGTGTTTAAAGAAGCTGGAATAGCCGAAGACCAAATCCAGTACATTACCATTGGCACTGGTACATGTGAGTTCAGCGCCTGTATAATGTGT aacCTGCTGGTCGAGCATAAAGGTCGGAGGTTCATGCTGATGGGCGGGTTCATCCTCATGACCGTGTGGGCGGTGGTCTTCACGATCGCTCTGTCATTTGAG CACCTTGTATCCTGGATGCCGTACATGAGCATGGGCTGCATCTTCACCTACATCCTCAGCTTCGGCATGGGACCTG cTGGAGTGACCGGCGTTCTGCCCACAGAGATCTTCAATCAGGCCGCTCGTCCCGCGGCCTACATGATCGCTGGCTCCATGATGTGGCTCAACCTCTTCATCACTGGAATGTTGTTCCCTTTTCTAGTG AGCGAGCTGAGCCAGTACTGTTTTGTGCCGTTCGCAGCCGTCTGCCTCTTATCTGCAATCTACGTCGGCCTGTTTCTGCCCGAGACCAAGGGCAAGTCTCTGTCAGCCATCACCAGCGAATTCAACAAACTCAACTTTAAAGGCCTTGAGCAGAACTGTCCCTCACACACTGAAGCCCAGTATCAGCTGGGTGAAGTGTGTCATTCCACGTCCTTGTAG
- the tgfa gene encoding protransforming growth factor alpha isoform X1 — protein MTRIFWDTIFLISGTFSMSVVLNGSLFTFGAGPSNTTIEARVAIDTNSTAAPNSSTSSSAATSSPSTTTITTATDIGTVNDSLLMFGAGQNNQSTETVLDDGIPIETNFSSALNTSTTGNTSTSATTAAPTTTASVPPVKKFVVAAVRSHFDDCPDSHRHFCFHGTCRFLILEETPACVCHQGFVGMRCEHADLLAVVATNHRQQTAATVLVLCVIGCVLIMVLCTLLHCWWRQDCRRRSHARHCVSEKHAASCYPSESVV, from the exons ATGACGAGGATTTTCTGGGATACAATTTTTCTCATAAGCG GTACTTTTAGTATGTCTGTGGTACTCAATG GTTCTCTCTTTACATTCGGAGCGGGGCCGAGCAACACGACAATCGAGGCTCGCGTTGCCATCGACACAAACTCCACCGCTGCTCCAAACAGCTCTacaagcagctctgcagcaacCAGCAGCCCCAGCACCACGACGATCACAACCGCAACTGACATCGGTACAGTGAACG ATTCTCTCCTGATGTTTGGAGCAGGGCAGAACAATCAGTCGACAGAAACGGTCCTCGATGATGGAATTCCCATTGAAACAAATTTTTCTTCGGctctgaacacatcaacaaccGGCAACACAAGTACCTCCGCCACAACTGCCGCACCGACTACGACAGCTAGCGTCCCTCCAGTTAAAA AGTTTGTGGTGGCCGCTGTTCGGTCTCATTTCGACGACTGTCCAGACTCCCACCGCCATTTCTGCTTCCATGGTACATGTCGCTTCCTGATACTGGAGGAGACGCCAGCATGTGT GTGCCATCAGGGTTTTGTCGGGATGAGGTGTGAACACGCCGACCTGCTCGCTGTCGTGGCAACAAACCACAGACAACAGACCGCTGCCACAGTGCTGGTGTTGTGTGTCATTGGGTGTGTTCTGATCATGGTGTTGTGTACACTTTTACA TTGCTGGTGGAGGCAGGACTGTCGGAGGCGGAGCCACGCACGTCACTGCGTCTCGGAGAAGCACGCAGCATCCTGCTATCCATCGGAGAGTG TGGTTTGA
- the tgfa gene encoding protransforming growth factor alpha isoform X2 → MTRIFWDTIFLISGSLFTFGAGPSNTTIEARVAIDTNSTAAPNSSTSSSAATSSPSTTTITTATDIGTVNDSLLMFGAGQNNQSTETVLDDGIPIETNFSSALNTSTTGNTSTSATTAAPTTTASVPPVKKFVVAAVRSHFDDCPDSHRHFCFHGTCRFLILEETPACVCHQGFVGMRCEHADLLAVVATNHRQQTAATVLVLCVIGCVLIMVLCTLLHCWWRQDCRRRSHARHCVSEKHAASCYPSESVV, encoded by the exons ATGACGAGGATTTTCTGGGATACAATTTTTCTCATAAGCG GTTCTCTCTTTACATTCGGAGCGGGGCCGAGCAACACGACAATCGAGGCTCGCGTTGCCATCGACACAAACTCCACCGCTGCTCCAAACAGCTCTacaagcagctctgcagcaacCAGCAGCCCCAGCACCACGACGATCACAACCGCAACTGACATCGGTACAGTGAACG ATTCTCTCCTGATGTTTGGAGCAGGGCAGAACAATCAGTCGACAGAAACGGTCCTCGATGATGGAATTCCCATTGAAACAAATTTTTCTTCGGctctgaacacatcaacaaccGGCAACACAAGTACCTCCGCCACAACTGCCGCACCGACTACGACAGCTAGCGTCCCTCCAGTTAAAA AGTTTGTGGTGGCCGCTGTTCGGTCTCATTTCGACGACTGTCCAGACTCCCACCGCCATTTCTGCTTCCATGGTACATGTCGCTTCCTGATACTGGAGGAGACGCCAGCATGTGT GTGCCATCAGGGTTTTGTCGGGATGAGGTGTGAACACGCCGACCTGCTCGCTGTCGTGGCAACAAACCACAGACAACAGACCGCTGCCACAGTGCTGGTGTTGTGTGTCATTGGGTGTGTTCTGATCATGGTGTTGTGTACACTTTTACA TTGCTGGTGGAGGCAGGACTGTCGGAGGCGGAGCCACGCACGTCACTGCGTCTCGGAGAAGCACGCAGCATCCTGCTATCCATCGGAGAGTG TGGTTTGA